Proteins encoded within one genomic window of Amycolatopsis sp. 2-15:
- a CDS encoding alcohol dehydrogenase catalytic domain-containing protein, which produces MLVEVAAAGVGNWDDVVRVGAWNVGLTAPMALGVEVAGTVVAVGSKSRPCGRAMRSSAIRFRCVTRAAGPSAWSWTPICSCSSLSACRGTRRRRSRCPR; this is translated from the coding sequence GTGTTGGTCGAGGTCGCGGCAGCCGGCGTCGGAAACTGGGACGACGTCGTCCGAGTGGGGGCGTGGAACGTCGGGTTGACCGCGCCGATGGCGCTCGGCGTGGAAGTCGCCGGCACGGTCGTCGCGGTCGGTTCGAAGTCACGACCCTGCGGCCGGGCGATGAGGTCCTCGGCCATCCGGTTCCGCTGCGTCACGAGGGCTGCTGGGCCGAGCGCTTGGTCGTGGACGCCGATCTGCTCGTGCTCAAGCCTCTCGGCGTGCCGTGGGACACGGCGGCGGCGTTCCCGGTGCCCGCGCTGA
- a CDS encoding zinc-binding dehydrogenase, translating to MDADLLVLKPLGVPWDTAAAFPVPALTAEQVLSEALKVAGNETLLVHGAGGTTGGLAVQLAALRGVRVIATSGPSSTARVVQAGAAEVVDYHDSDWPDRVRELTGGVGVEAAVNAVSGGSADTVLALREGGRMATITGDPPAAERGISVADVYVRPDSTQLEELCLLLGDGRLTPSVGAALPLAEAATALERAVSGAKGGPVVLRVTSGRTGT from the coding sequence GTGGACGCCGATCTGCTCGTGCTCAAGCCTCTCGGCGTGCCGTGGGACACGGCGGCGGCGTTCCCGGTGCCCGCGCTGACCGCGGAGCAGGTGCTCTCCGAGGCGCTCAAAGTCGCCGGGAACGAGACGCTGCTCGTCCACGGCGCCGGCGGGACGACCGGCGGGTTGGCTGTGCAGCTCGCCGCACTGCGGGGTGTCCGGGTGATCGCCACTTCCGGACCATCGAGCACCGCCCGAGTGGTACAGGCCGGGGCGGCAGAGGTCGTCGACTACCACGACAGCGACTGGCCTGACCGCGTCCGTGAACTGACCGGTGGCGTCGGCGTCGAAGCCGCGGTCAACGCGGTTTCCGGAGGCAGTGCCGACACCGTCCTGGCCTTGCGAGAGGGCGGCCGGATGGCGACCATCACCGGCGACCCGCCGGCGGCCGAGCGCGGCATCAGCGTCGCCGACGTCTACGTGCGCCCGGACTCGACCCAGCTCGAGGAGCTTTGTCTGCTCCTGGGTGATGGTCGGCTGACCCCGTCGGTGGGCGCCGCACTGCCGCTGGCCGAGGCGGCGACGGCGCTTGAACGCGCTGTTTCCGGCGCCAAGGGCGGTCCGGTCGTCCTTCGAGTCACCTCGGGGCGGACCGGAACCTGA
- a CDS encoding LysR substrate-binding domain-containing protein yields the protein MSSTVMTPNLLDGRLKIRHLLLVDAIARRGTLVAAADDLNITQPAATRTLRELEEILGVALYDRNPRGLSPTPFSEAFAAHARAVVSQIRLAGKHMAQLRDANRGTVAIGIHLTGSTALVPRAVEVLKARHPLLTVELTEALPRRLLSELGSGRLDLVVGRLTQPTDEHFIRLPLHEEAVSLVVRAEHPLAGREGIDASELSGYPWIFPDAEARLRGELDQFFSARGIPLPVNRVETTAYLAVRHLLLATDSIAALAVSIHEGLAGVVSLGPEFELASHSVGITLAAGREVTPAASAMIGILRELVAS from the coding sequence ATGTCGAGCACCGTGATGACGCCCAATCTTCTCGACGGGCGGTTGAAGATCCGGCATCTGCTGCTGGTCGATGCGATCGCGCGTCGCGGCACCTTGGTGGCGGCCGCCGATGATCTGAACATCACCCAGCCCGCCGCGACCCGCACGCTGCGCGAACTCGAGGAAATCCTCGGAGTGGCGTTGTACGACCGGAACCCGAGGGGGCTGTCGCCGACGCCGTTCAGTGAGGCGTTCGCGGCGCATGCTCGGGCTGTCGTGTCCCAGATTCGCCTGGCTGGGAAGCACATGGCGCAGCTACGGGACGCCAACCGCGGGACGGTCGCGATCGGTATCCACCTCACGGGGTCGACTGCTCTGGTCCCGCGGGCGGTGGAGGTCTTGAAGGCCCGACACCCGCTCTTGACCGTCGAGCTGACTGAAGCGTTGCCCCGCAGACTGCTGTCGGAACTGGGGTCGGGACGCCTCGACCTCGTGGTGGGCCGGCTGACGCAGCCGACGGACGAACACTTCATCCGGCTCCCACTGCACGAGGAGGCAGTGTCGCTCGTGGTCCGCGCGGAGCATCCGCTGGCCGGCCGTGAAGGGATCGATGCGTCGGAGCTTTCCGGTTATCCGTGGATCTTTCCCGATGCGGAGGCTCGTTTGCGCGGCGAGCTGGACCAGTTTTTCAGCGCTCGTGGCATTCCGCTGCCGGTCAACCGGGTCGAGACCACGGCGTACCTCGCGGTGCGGCATTTGCTGCTCGCCACGGACTCGATCGCGGCGCTGGCCGTCTCCATCCACGAAGGACTGGCGGGTGTGGTGAGTTTGGGGCCGGAGTTCGAGCTGGCCAGTCACAGCGTCGGCATCACGTTGGCCGCCGGCCGGGAAGTCACGCCCGCGGCGAGCGCGATGATCGGCATTCTCCGGGAGCTTGTCGCGTCGTAG
- a CDS encoding lactonase family protein → MARHIITRVALGAAAVLATITIAAPEASASTAPGHSGAVFVQTDSPKGNAVVAYSRSTDGTLKQTAVYKTGGLGGVLDGSVVDHQASQGSLAYDERHQVLIATNSGSNTVTVFAVRGSQLVRIQTLASGGRFPVSVAVHGDRVYVLNALDGGSLQGYWNLGGHLIPLPGQHRALGLDPNAAPQFTHTPAQVEFTPDGAHLVVATKAVGDSLMVYSVNTLLGLSAKPTVTSTGAGSVPFGFAFDRGGRVLLTEAGPNAVASVHLDKAGRATVGETVATGQAASCWITVAGDYAYVANAGSGTITTYSVGHGRLELIGQTPASAGTIDLTASGDGKFLYAQAGRDGEVDAFRIGRDGSLTAVGTVAVPDAVGGEGIVAS, encoded by the coding sequence ATGGCAAGACACATCATCACCCGCGTCGCGCTCGGGGCTGCCGCGGTGTTGGCGACCATCACGATCGCGGCTCCAGAGGCCTCGGCGTCCACGGCACCGGGACACAGCGGTGCGGTGTTCGTGCAGACCGACAGCCCGAAGGGCAACGCTGTCGTCGCCTACAGCCGGTCCACCGACGGGACGTTGAAGCAAACGGCCGTTTACAAGACCGGTGGTCTCGGCGGCGTGCTGGACGGGTCGGTCGTCGACCACCAGGCTTCACAGGGCTCGCTCGCCTACGACGAGCGCCATCAAGTGCTGATCGCGACGAACTCCGGCAGCAACACCGTGACCGTGTTCGCCGTCCGCGGCAGTCAGCTGGTCCGCATCCAGACGCTCGCCTCCGGCGGCCGATTCCCCGTGAGTGTCGCCGTCCACGGTGACCGGGTCTACGTCCTCAACGCTCTGGACGGCGGGTCGCTCCAGGGCTATTGGAACCTCGGTGGCCACCTGATCCCGCTGCCCGGCCAGCACCGCGCGCTGGGGCTCGACCCCAACGCCGCACCGCAGTTCACGCACACCCCCGCCCAGGTCGAGTTCACGCCCGACGGAGCGCACCTCGTGGTGGCGACCAAGGCCGTCGGCGACAGCCTGATGGTCTACTCGGTCAACACTCTGCTCGGACTGTCCGCCAAGCCGACGGTCACGTCGACCGGCGCCGGCTCGGTTCCTTTCGGCTTCGCCTTCGACCGCGGCGGCCGGGTCCTGCTCACGGAAGCGGGCCCGAACGCGGTCGCCTCGGTCCACCTCGACAAGGCCGGACGGGCCACCGTCGGGGAGACCGTGGCCACCGGTCAGGCGGCGAGCTGCTGGATCACGGTCGCGGGCGACTACGCCTACGTCGCCAACGCCGGCAGTGGGACCATCACGACCTACTCCGTGGGCCACGGCCGGCTCGAGCTGATCGGCCAGACGCCTGCTTCGGCCGGCACGATCGACCTCACCGCGTCCGGTGACGGCAAGTTCCTCTACGCCCAGGCCGGAAGGGACGGCGAAGTCGACGCCTTCCGCATCGGGCGCGACGGCAGCCTCACGGCAGTCGGCACGGTCGCGGTGCCGGACGCCGTCGGCGGTGAAGGAATCGTCGCCTCCTGA
- a CDS encoding TetR/AcrR family transcriptional regulator — protein sequence MAEPEHTVRATRLTARGEATRARILQAAVDLMSVKGVTATTLDDVRAASGTSKSQLYHHFQDKDALVQEVIGHRAHGLLAWHEDQLSRLNSMRGLERWRDAVVQHNALRNGAYGCPLGSMASELSDRNERARSELAAHFERWEGLIAEGLERMRVAGKLRQDADPQRLAIGLVGALQGGYLLAQTQQDVAPMKVALDMAIDCIRAFKA from the coding sequence GTGGCAGAACCGGAGCACACGGTGAGGGCTACCCGGCTGACGGCGCGGGGTGAGGCGACGCGTGCCCGAATCCTGCAAGCCGCGGTCGATTTGATGTCTGTGAAGGGCGTGACCGCGACCACGCTTGACGATGTGCGCGCCGCGAGCGGCACCAGCAAGTCGCAACTTTATCACCACTTCCAGGACAAGGACGCGTTGGTCCAGGAGGTCATCGGCCATCGGGCGCACGGCCTGCTCGCTTGGCATGAGGACCAGCTGAGTCGGCTGAACTCGATGCGTGGTCTCGAACGGTGGCGGGACGCGGTCGTCCAGCACAACGCCCTGCGCAACGGTGCGTACGGCTGCCCTCTCGGCTCGATGGCGAGTGAGCTGTCCGACCGGAACGAACGAGCGCGTTCGGAGCTCGCGGCGCACTTCGAGCGGTGGGAAGGCCTGATCGCCGAAGGTCTGGAGCGGATGCGAGTCGCCGGCAAACTGCGGCAGGACGCCGACCCGCAGCGGCTCGCGATCGGGCTGGTCGGAGCCCTCCAGGGCGGATACCTGCTCGCGCAGACCCAACAGGACGTCGCACCCATGAAAGTCGCGCTGGACATGGCGATCGACTGCATCCGGGCGTTCAAGGCCTGA
- a CDS encoding PLP-dependent aminotransferase family protein yields MDFLLPIEPLVPGRPRRVQLESALREAVRSGRLAVGQRLPASRVLAEDLGISRRLVVEVYTQLSAEGYLVSRPGSGTCVSDLSLPPTTEVPDALRSAEVVPRWDMRPGIPTLSAFPRRLWRRAWTTALAAAADSDLDYPDPAGHPRLRHVLADYLGRVRGVDADPHRLLICAGFTQGLHLLAHTLRARGAKTVAIEDPGLPHRASILRQAGLAVLPVPVDHDGILVDRLPERGVDAVLTTPAHQFPTGAILASARREAVLAWAGRCGAILVEDDYDGEFRFDRRAVGCLQGRAPDRVVYLGSTSKTLAPAVRLGWLVSPAELHAELVPNKFLADHGSPTLDQLALAQLVETGDYDRHIRAARSRYRTARQALELAITRHRVPLRLVGTAAGVQTLATRLDDTHPDELTARARALGIAFTSITRFQLNPDPSPDGVVIGYGNIAPHAIDEAIALLANTVERQRRST; encoded by the coding sequence ATGGACTTCTTACTGCCGATCGAACCGCTGGTGCCCGGGCGACCACGCCGGGTTCAGCTCGAAAGCGCCCTGCGCGAGGCGGTGCGGAGTGGTCGGCTGGCGGTCGGCCAGCGGTTGCCCGCCAGCCGGGTATTGGCCGAAGACCTCGGAATCTCCCGGCGCTTGGTTGTCGAGGTATACACGCAGCTGAGCGCAGAAGGTTATCTGGTCAGCCGGCCGGGGTCCGGCACCTGCGTCTCCGACCTTTCTCTTCCGCCGACGACCGAGGTGCCTGACGCCCTCCGGTCAGCCGAGGTCGTGCCTCGATGGGACATGCGCCCCGGGATTCCGACGCTGTCGGCATTCCCCCGCCGCCTGTGGCGGCGTGCGTGGACGACCGCGCTGGCCGCCGCGGCGGATTCCGATCTGGACTACCCCGACCCGGCCGGACATCCTCGGCTGCGCCACGTGCTGGCCGATTACCTCGGTCGGGTTCGCGGCGTCGACGCCGATCCACACCGGTTGTTGATCTGCGCGGGCTTCACACAAGGTCTCCACTTGCTCGCCCATACGCTGCGCGCCCGAGGCGCCAAGACCGTCGCGATCGAGGACCCCGGCCTGCCTCATCGAGCGTCCATCCTGCGCCAGGCCGGGCTGGCTGTCCTGCCCGTCCCGGTCGATCACGACGGCATCCTCGTGGATCGGCTGCCCGAGCGGGGCGTCGACGCGGTGCTCACCACTCCGGCCCACCAGTTCCCCACCGGTGCGATCCTGGCGTCCGCCCGCCGGGAGGCGGTGCTGGCGTGGGCGGGGAGATGCGGCGCGATCCTCGTCGAGGACGACTACGACGGGGAGTTCCGCTTCGATCGACGCGCTGTCGGCTGCCTGCAGGGCCGGGCGCCCGACCGTGTCGTCTACCTCGGATCCACCAGCAAGACGCTCGCCCCGGCGGTCCGCTTGGGCTGGCTGGTCAGCCCGGCCGAGCTGCACGCCGAGCTGGTGCCGAACAAGTTCCTCGCCGATCACGGCAGCCCGACTCTCGATCAGCTCGCGCTCGCCCAGCTCGTCGAAACCGGCGACTACGACCGGCACATCCGCGCCGCTCGGAGCCGCTACCGAACAGCTCGGCAAGCACTCGAACTGGCCATCACCCGGCATCGCGTGCCGCTGCGGCTTGTCGGGACCGCTGCCGGTGTCCAGACGCTCGCCACCCGACTCGACGACACCCACCCCGATGAGTTGACCGCGCGCGCCCGAGCCCTCGGGATCGCCTTCACCTCCATCACCCGCTTCCAGCTCAACCCTGACCCGAGCCCGGACGGCGTGGTGATCGGCTATGGCAATATCGCGCCCCACGCCATCGACGAGGCCATCGCCCTGCTCGCCAATACGGTCGAGAGACAGCGCAGGTCGACCTGA
- a CDS encoding nitroreductase/quinone reductase family protein, with protein MGNRGTPRIEADPHVELQDGPVRRDMRAREVTGAEKAEWWERAVAV; from the coding sequence ATGGGCAACCGCGGCACGCCCCGCATCGAGGCCGACCCGCACGTTGAACTGCAGGACGGTCCGGTCCGGCGGGACATGCGGGCGCGTGAGGTCACCGGAGCGGAGAAGGCCGAGTGGTGGGAGCGCGCGGTCGCGGTGTAA
- a CDS encoding low temperature requirement protein A translates to MTPDSRRRLVPMRPRDPNEAGRAASTLELFFDLVFVVAVSIAAGQLHHGLTEGHVLDGILNYGFVFFGIWWAWMNFTWFATSFDTDDWLYRLTTIVQMGGVLVFASGIGPAFEEHDYSVLIIAYVVMRAALVAQWLRASRSSGPTRRATLIYAGGISAVQALWLTSLLLPAGVFTVGLIVLVATEIVVPILAERTGTTPWHPHHITERYGLFTLILLGESLLASANAIIEAQHDFESPGRLIGIAALTLIATAALWWIYFWPPHHHAIKDVASSLAYVYGHFFIFAAAGAFSAGIEVEIDLLTGHTALHQPYASFAYTIPLAVFVLGIWGLAIRPHADRVVNTALPLAGLLVLVDPLIPIPFALTAAILAGAVAVLVWRRPIDGHSVSAPLRV, encoded by the coding sequence ATGACACCCGATTCCCGACGCCGGCTCGTCCCGATGCGGCCGCGCGACCCGAACGAGGCGGGACGTGCCGCGTCCACGCTGGAGCTGTTCTTCGACCTCGTCTTCGTCGTCGCCGTGAGCATCGCCGCCGGGCAACTACACCACGGGCTCACCGAGGGGCATGTGCTCGACGGGATCCTCAACTACGGCTTCGTGTTCTTCGGGATCTGGTGGGCCTGGATGAACTTCACCTGGTTCGCCACGTCCTTCGACACCGACGACTGGCTGTACCGGCTGACCACCATCGTGCAGATGGGTGGCGTGCTCGTCTTCGCCTCCGGCATCGGGCCCGCTTTCGAGGAGCACGACTACTCGGTGCTCATCATCGCCTACGTCGTCATGCGCGCGGCACTCGTCGCCCAGTGGCTCCGCGCGTCCCGGTCGTCGGGCCCCACCCGCCGGGCCACGCTCATCTACGCGGGGGGCATCTCAGCGGTCCAGGCCCTGTGGCTCACCTCGCTGTTGCTTCCCGCCGGGGTGTTCACAGTCGGGCTGATCGTGCTCGTCGCCACGGAGATCGTGGTGCCGATCCTCGCCGAGCGCACCGGGACCACGCCCTGGCACCCACACCACATCACCGAACGCTACGGGCTGTTCACCCTCATCCTCCTCGGCGAGAGCCTGCTCGCCTCCGCCAACGCGATCATCGAGGCCCAGCACGACTTCGAGTCGCCCGGTCGGCTCATCGGTATCGCCGCGCTCACGCTCATCGCCACGGCGGCCCTGTGGTGGATCTACTTCTGGCCGCCCCACCACCACGCCATCAAGGACGTCGCGAGCTCCCTTGCCTACGTATACGGGCACTTCTTCATCTTCGCCGCCGCAGGCGCGTTCTCCGCCGGCATCGAGGTCGAGATCGACCTCCTCACCGGACACACTGCACTGCATCAGCCCTACGCGTCCTTCGCCTACACGATCCCGCTCGCCGTCTTCGTTCTCGGCATCTGGGGTCTCGCGATCCGGCCGCACGCCGACCGCGTCGTCAACACCGCCCTGCCTTTGGCCGGCCTTCTCGTCCTCGTCGACCCCCTCATCCCGATCCCCTTCGCCCTCACCGCGGCGATCCTGGCCGGGGCCGTCGCCGTGCTCGTCTGGCGACGGCCGATCGATGGCCACAGCGTCTCAGCCCCCCTGCGTGTCTGA
- a CDS encoding NADPH-dependent FMN reductase → MLVATPEYNGAMPGALKNALDWLSRPVEEGLVLERKPVAIIGASKGPLGSIRAQLNLRVVLHKMDVAVVGQPEFVLPHAHKALAGDELPAGSPSLPILTAVVEGLVDLIERRRAAASLTC, encoded by the coding sequence GTGCTCGTCGCGACGCCGGAGTACAACGGCGCCATGCCCGGCGCGTTGAAGAACGCGCTGGACTGGCTTTCGCGACCCGTCGAAGAGGGTCTTGTGCTCGAGCGCAAACCCGTTGCGATCATCGGCGCTTCGAAGGGCCCGCTCGGCAGCATCCGCGCGCAGCTGAACCTGCGTGTGGTGCTGCACAAGATGGATGTGGCCGTGGTGGGCCAGCCGGAGTTCGTGCTGCCTCACGCGCACAAGGCCCTGGCCGGGGACGAGCTGCCGGCCGGTTCGCCTTCGCTGCCGATTCTCACCGCCGTGGTCGAGGGCCTGGTCGACCTGATCGAGCGCCGCCGCGCGGCCGCCTCGCTCACCTGCTGA
- a CDS encoding SDR family NAD(P)-dependent oxidoreductase, giving the protein MSESFEGQKVVVVGGSNGMGLATAHQVVASGGTAVITGRNPEHVQAAVEALSQRGKAWGITAELTDRDQVPEVRKQLAAEHADANLLVNAAGFFVPRAFSEYDEAFYDSYNELNRALFFITQTVVAGMVAGGKGGAIVNVGSMWAHQGIAATPHTGYSVQKGGIHSFTKALAIELAPHGIRVNAVAPAVVKTPLYLGFVPEDKFDETVDSFAGVHPLGRVGTPEDIANAVSFLLSDKSSWMTGAIVDVDGGVMAGRN; this is encoded by the coding sequence ATGAGCGAGAGTTTCGAGGGCCAGAAGGTCGTCGTGGTCGGCGGCAGCAACGGCATGGGGCTGGCCACGGCCCACCAGGTGGTCGCCTCGGGTGGCACCGCCGTGATCACGGGCCGGAATCCCGAGCACGTCCAGGCGGCAGTCGAAGCTTTGTCGCAGAGGGGAAAGGCCTGGGGTATCACGGCGGAGCTGACCGACCGTGACCAGGTACCCGAGGTCCGCAAGCAGCTCGCTGCCGAACACGCCGATGCCAACCTGCTCGTCAACGCGGCGGGATTCTTCGTCCCGAGGGCGTTCAGCGAATACGACGAAGCCTTCTACGACTCGTACAACGAACTGAACCGAGCGCTGTTCTTCATCACGCAGACGGTCGTCGCGGGCATGGTCGCGGGTGGCAAGGGCGGCGCCATCGTGAACGTCGGCTCGATGTGGGCGCACCAGGGCATCGCGGCGACACCGCACACCGGTTACTCCGTGCAGAAGGGCGGTATCCACTCCTTCACCAAGGCACTCGCGATCGAGCTCGCCCCGCACGGGATCCGGGTCAACGCGGTCGCTCCCGCGGTCGTCAAGACGCCCCTGTACTTGGGCTTCGTGCCGGAGGACAAGTTCGACGAAACGGTCGACAGCTTCGCCGGCGTTCACCCGCTGGGGCGGGTGGGCACACCGGAGGACATCGCGAACGCCGTGTCGTTCCTGCTGTCGGACAAGTCGAGCTGGATGACCGGCGCCATCGTCGACGTCGACGGCGGCGTGATGGCCGGCCGCAACTGA
- a CDS encoding MFS transporter, protein MRKNILVSVAGSAIEWYDFFIYASASALVLNKLFFPSVDSVAGTLLAFSTFAVGFLIRPVGAAVFGHFGDRFGRKPTLVTAMMIMGAATTAIGLLPPYATLGVAAPILLVVLRLIQGLALGGQWGGAVLLVTECAPEGKRGFYGSFAQLGVPIALIFSNVMFLVLSAGVSPAAFLAWGWRIPFLLSIVLIGVGLYAQSRAEETHAAPEARTRRRAPLLELLCSHPKQILLAAGATVINGGAYYLLTVYILSYATQALSVPRGTILVAVLVSAVASGLTIPAAAALSDRIGRRRVFLTGAVLLAVWGFPMFWLVNTGSPVLITLALVVAQIVFSLTYGPCPALFSEMFGAGVRYSGVSVGYQIGAVAGGALAPIIATSLFAEFHTANAIALYLALMAAVSFVSVFLVTESVRRKRTAVRPEVTVAGVD, encoded by the coding sequence ATGAGAAAGAACATCCTCGTCAGCGTCGCCGGATCGGCCATCGAGTGGTACGACTTCTTCATCTACGCGTCGGCTTCGGCGCTGGTGCTGAACAAGCTCTTCTTCCCCTCGGTCGACTCGGTCGCGGGCACGTTGCTCGCGTTCAGCACCTTCGCCGTCGGTTTCCTGATCCGGCCGGTGGGGGCGGCCGTGTTCGGGCACTTCGGTGACAGGTTCGGCCGCAAGCCGACGCTGGTGACCGCCATGATGATCATGGGAGCCGCCACCACCGCGATCGGATTGCTGCCGCCGTACGCCACGCTCGGCGTGGCCGCGCCGATCCTGCTGGTGGTGCTGCGGTTGATCCAAGGCCTCGCTCTGGGCGGTCAATGGGGCGGTGCGGTACTGCTCGTCACGGAGTGCGCGCCGGAGGGCAAACGCGGCTTCTACGGCAGTTTCGCGCAGCTCGGCGTGCCGATCGCGCTGATCTTCTCCAACGTGATGTTCCTCGTGCTCTCCGCCGGCGTGTCCCCGGCTGCCTTCCTCGCCTGGGGCTGGCGGATCCCGTTCCTGCTCAGCATCGTGCTGATCGGCGTGGGGCTCTACGCGCAGTCGCGGGCCGAAGAAACCCACGCGGCACCGGAGGCGCGAACCCGGCGACGCGCGCCATTGCTGGAACTCCTGTGCTCGCACCCAAAGCAGATCCTGCTGGCCGCCGGCGCGACCGTGATCAACGGTGGTGCCTACTACCTGCTGACCGTGTACATCCTGTCCTACGCCACGCAAGCGCTTTCAGTACCCCGTGGCACGATCCTCGTGGCTGTGCTCGTGTCGGCCGTGGCATCGGGACTCACGATCCCGGCGGCCGCCGCGCTGTCCGACCGCATCGGCCGGCGGCGGGTGTTCCTCACCGGCGCGGTGCTGCTCGCGGTGTGGGGCTTCCCGATGTTCTGGCTCGTGAACACGGGTTCGCCCGTGCTGATCACGCTCGCGCTCGTGGTGGCGCAGATCGTCTTCAGTCTCACCTACGGCCCGTGCCCGGCGCTGTTCTCGGAGATGTTCGGCGCCGGCGTGCGATATTCGGGCGTTTCCGTGGGTTACCAGATCGGCGCCGTCGCCGGCGGTGCGCTCGCGCCGATCATCGCCACCTCGCTGTTCGCCGAGTTCCACACGGCCAATGCGATCGCCCTGTACCTGGCCCTGATGGCCGCCGTGTCGTTCGTTTCGGTGTTCCTGGTGACCGAGTCCGTCCGGCGCAAGAGGACGGCCGTACGTCCTGAGGTCACCGTGGCCGGAGTGGACTGA
- a CDS encoding NAD(P)H-dependent oxidoreductase, whose translation MALPGRRGLSISDEILHRDPSTQHEPHPDVVRAWTTVVSGGDPALVDLRFCGRALTRIAEGYAEYKHLHLVATTRSFGHRHGTRNRLSGEPVSDLTILALSGSLRKESLNTRLLNSVARFAPPELTFDVFTDLAAIPPFNEDDEHPAPPAVADLRRRICAAGSVPPTACSSRRRSTTAPCPAR comes from the coding sequence GTGGCGCTGCCGGGCCGCCGCGGCCTGTCCATTTCGGACGAGATCCTGCACCGCGACCCGTCGACGCAGCACGAGCCGCACCCGGACGTGGTACGCGCGTGGACCACGGTCGTCTCCGGCGGCGACCCCGCCCTGGTGGACCTGCGATTCTGCGGCAGAGCCCTGACGCGGATCGCCGAAGGCTACGCCGAGTACAAGCACTTGCACCTGGTCGCCACGACGCGCTCCTTCGGTCACCGCCATGGAACCCGAAACCGCCTGAGTGGAGAACCCGTGTCGGACCTGACGATCCTCGCGCTGTCCGGAAGCCTGCGCAAGGAATCCCTCAACACCCGCCTGCTGAACTCGGTGGCGCGGTTCGCGCCACCCGAACTGACGTTCGACGTGTTCACGGACCTGGCGGCGATCCCGCCGTTCAACGAGGACGACGAACACCCGGCGCCGCCGGCGGTCGCCGATCTGCGCCGCCGGATCTGCGCCGCCGGATCTGTGCCGCCGACGGCGTGCTCGTCGCGACGCCGGAGTACAACGGCGCCATGCCCGGCGCGTTGA
- a CDS encoding flavin reductase family protein, whose translation MTVPSSTFVPDGLEALAFRHALRHFPTGVSVITIPDGDGAHGMTASSFSPVSLNPRLCAVSVNKPGRMHELLHATDGYYGLSVLGNRQGAIADFYARSPWAVSAEVKMDVRDGCPVVRDSLAWFLCRKWGVYDGGDHSIFVGEVVDLGAKDVGDVSPLIFHHSKYFELGENIPRGSEGGV comes from the coding sequence GTGACCGTCCCCAGCAGCACTTTCGTCCCCGACGGACTCGAAGCCTTGGCTTTCCGGCACGCATTACGCCATTTCCCCACGGGCGTCAGCGTGATCACGATCCCCGACGGAGACGGTGCGCATGGGATGACGGCCAGCTCGTTTTCGCCGGTTTCCCTGAATCCCAGGCTCTGCGCGGTCAGCGTCAACAAGCCCGGCCGCATGCACGAGCTGCTGCACGCGACCGACGGATATTACGGGCTCAGCGTGCTCGGGAATCGGCAGGGTGCGATCGCCGACTTCTACGCACGCAGCCCTTGGGCCGTCTCGGCCGAGGTGAAGATGGATGTGCGCGACGGCTGTCCGGTCGTCCGCGACTCGTTGGCCTGGTTCCTGTGCCGCAAATGGGGTGTCTACGACGGGGGAGACCACTCGATCTTCGTCGGTGAGGTCGTCGACCTGGGGGCGAAGGACGTGGGCGACGTTTCTCCCTTGATCTTTCACCATTCGAAGTATTTCGAGCTGGGGGAAAACATCCCGCGGGGGAGCGAGGGCGGGGTCTGA